A genomic window from Qipengyuania oceanensis includes:
- a CDS encoding cation:proton antiporter has product MASGELASPALSDALVILGSAGIVIPVFTRFRITPVIGFILIGVLVGPFGLGKLVFDYPWLAHVTITDPEALDPFAEFGIILLLFTIGLELSFNRLWQMRRLVFGLGALELLVIGLSLAIFLSMMGQYWVGALALGFALAFSSTAIVLPISGTNSPVGRAALSMLLFEDIMIVPIIFILGAMAPYAQAEGWGGLVDTLWQGALVIAGLLVVGRFALPRLFGQAARTKSPELFLAASLLVVIGASLATAVVGLSPIVGALIAGLLIAETEYHGEVEGIMEPFKGLALGIFLITVGMSIDLTSIWANLGPIVLAVVGVLVFKSLVTFLLLRLMGARRSTAAETGLLMASPSETTLIVLAAASSALLIQPGTAQFWQIVTAIGLTVTPVLARAGRFVARRIEPVAQLDEADAATPRVIVVGAGRVGRLIADMLAAHDQPYVAIDSDTDMIESAKRKGYRAVFGDAARGHALENLGIDHSPAVILTMDEPVLAQRLTAKLRKSHPDLPIIARARDAIHAAELYRAGASTAVPETLEASLQLSEAALVDLGVAMGPVIASIHEKRDELRAQIQEMGALERRPKLKTSTAST; this is encoded by the coding sequence ATGGCTTCCGGTGAACTCGCCTCCCCTGCCCTGTCCGATGCGCTGGTGATCCTGGGATCGGCGGGAATAGTCATTCCCGTCTTCACCCGGTTTCGCATCACGCCGGTGATCGGCTTCATCCTGATCGGCGTGCTCGTCGGTCCTTTCGGGCTCGGCAAACTGGTTTTCGATTACCCGTGGCTCGCCCACGTGACGATCACCGATCCCGAAGCGCTCGACCCGTTTGCGGAGTTCGGGATCATCCTCCTGCTTTTCACGATCGGGCTCGAACTGTCGTTCAATCGCCTGTGGCAGATGCGCAGGCTCGTTTTCGGGCTGGGTGCGCTCGAACTGCTCGTCATCGGCCTGTCGCTCGCGATCTTCCTCAGCATGATGGGCCAGTATTGGGTCGGGGCGCTGGCGCTGGGCTTCGCCCTCGCCTTTTCCTCGACGGCGATCGTGCTGCCGATATCGGGCACGAACAGCCCGGTCGGGCGCGCAGCACTTTCGATGCTGCTGTTCGAAGACATCATGATCGTCCCGATCATCTTCATCCTTGGCGCGATGGCGCCCTATGCCCAAGCCGAAGGATGGGGCGGCCTCGTCGATACCCTATGGCAGGGGGCGCTGGTGATCGCAGGCCTGCTGGTAGTCGGCCGCTTTGCCCTACCCCGCCTGTTCGGCCAAGCCGCACGAACCAAGAGCCCCGAACTGTTCCTCGCCGCATCCCTGCTCGTCGTTATCGGCGCGAGCCTTGCGACGGCGGTCGTCGGCTTGTCTCCGATCGTGGGTGCGCTGATTGCGGGCCTGCTGATCGCGGAGACGGAATATCACGGCGAGGTCGAAGGCATCATGGAGCCGTTCAAGGGCCTCGCTCTGGGGATCTTCCTCATCACCGTCGGCATGTCGATCGATCTCACGTCCATCTGGGCTAATCTCGGCCCGATCGTCCTCGCGGTGGTCGGCGTGCTGGTCTTCAAGTCGCTCGTCACGTTCCTCCTCCTGCGGTTGATGGGAGCAAGGCGATCGACAGCGGCAGAAACCGGGCTGCTGATGGCAAGCCCGTCCGAGACAACGCTGATCGTGCTGGCCGCGGCGAGCTCTGCCTTGCTGATCCAGCCCGGAACCGCGCAGTTCTGGCAGATCGTCACCGCGATCGGGCTGACCGTCACCCCTGTCCTTGCCCGGGCGGGACGTTTCGTCGCGCGGCGCATCGAGCCTGTCGCACAGCTCGACGAGGCCGATGCCGCGACGCCGAGGGTCATCGTTGTGGGTGCCGGGCGGGTGGGACGGCTGATCGCCGACATGCTGGCCGCACACGACCAGCCATATGTCGCAATCGATTCCGACACCGACATGATCGAGAGCGCCAAGCGCAAGGGATATCGCGCGGTCTTCGGTGACGCAGCACGCGGCCACGCGCTCGAAAACCTCGGAATAGATCATTCACCGGCCGTCATCCTGACGATGGACGAACCTGTTCTGGCGCAGCGCCTGACCGCGAAACTGCGCAAGTCGCATCCCGATCTCCCGATCATCGCCCGTGCGCGCGATGCCATACATGCAGCCGAACTCTATCGCGCAGGTGCCAGCACAGCCGTGCCCGAAACGCTCGAAGCCTCGCTCCAGCTATCCGAGGCCGCGCTCGTCGATCTCGGCGTCGCGATGGGCCCAGTGATCGCTTCGATCCACGAAAAGCGGGACGAGTTGCGCGCGCAGATCCAGGAGATGGGCGCGCTGGAACGTCGGCCGAAGCTCAAGACCAGCACCGCATCCACCTGA
- a CDS encoding bifunctional GNAT family N-acetyltransferase/carbon-nitrogen hydrolase family protein, protein MAQQPARKGKPRRKADEKLGQKRLEIRNARPKDVRGIAELVRRVYDDMPAYTHGEIRGQINNFPEGCFVAMLDDQVVGYCATMQLPEPVALGEHDWDEVTGNGYGSRHDPTGDWLYGYEMCVDPKVRGVRIGRRLYEERRAIAEEKDLTGIVFAGRMPGFARARRRKTNRVETPQEYLDLVLAGKLHDPVLRFQLANGFEPKGIIENYLPEDKASLANAVMMVWRNPYVERDQPEKKRLPRGVEAVRIATCQLQARAVADYDEFLRAIDYFVDVAADYESDFIVFPELFTLMLLSFEPKELSPVEAIERLSDYTPRLKSDISEMAMRYNINIIAGSHPTRMDDGDIHNIAYICLRDGSVHEQEKIHPTPNERYWWNIKGGDEIDVIQTDCGPIGVLICYDSEFPELARRLADEGARIIFVPFCTDSRQGYLRVRYCGQARAIENQCFVVLSGNVGNLPNVANMDIQYAQSCILTPCDFPFARDGIAAEASENVETLTISDVNLADLAWARAEGTVRNLADRRFDLYRIEWDVDGKHPGKPRPRREPLGSSSPGGG, encoded by the coding sequence ATGGCACAGCAACCAGCTCGAAAGGGCAAGCCGCGCCGCAAGGCAGACGAGAAACTGGGCCAGAAGCGGCTCGAGATCCGCAATGCGCGCCCCAAGGATGTGCGCGGGATCGCCGAACTCGTGCGCCGGGTCTATGACGACATGCCTGCCTACACCCACGGCGAGATCCGCGGGCAGATCAACAATTTTCCCGAGGGCTGCTTCGTCGCCATGCTCGACGACCAGGTCGTCGGCTATTGCGCGACCATGCAGCTGCCCGAGCCCGTCGCGCTGGGCGAGCATGACTGGGACGAGGTCACCGGCAATGGCTACGGCAGCCGCCATGATCCGACGGGCGACTGGCTCTATGGCTACGAGATGTGCGTCGATCCCAAGGTGCGCGGCGTGCGCATCGGACGCCGTCTCTATGAAGAGCGGCGCGCCATCGCCGAAGAGAAGGACCTGACGGGGATCGTCTTTGCCGGCCGGATGCCGGGGTTCGCCCGCGCGCGCCGTCGCAAGACCAACCGAGTGGAAACACCGCAGGAATATCTCGATCTCGTGCTCGCGGGCAAGCTGCACGATCCGGTGCTCCGGTTCCAGCTCGCCAACGGCTTTGAGCCCAAGGGGATCATCGAGAATTACCTGCCGGAGGACAAGGCCAGCCTCGCGAACGCCGTGATGATGGTCTGGCGCAACCCCTATGTGGAGCGCGACCAGCCAGAGAAGAAACGCCTTCCGCGCGGTGTGGAGGCGGTGCGTATCGCCACCTGTCAGCTGCAGGCGCGTGCCGTCGCCGACTACGACGAGTTCCTGCGCGCGATCGACTACTTCGTCGATGTTGCAGCGGATTACGAATCGGACTTCATAGTCTTTCCCGAACTCTTCACGCTCATGCTGCTCAGCTTCGAACCCAAGGAGCTCTCGCCGGTCGAGGCGATCGAGCGGCTGTCCGACTACACCCCGCGCCTCAAGAGCGACATCTCCGAAATGGCGATGCGCTACAACATCAACATCATTGCTGGCTCGCATCCGACGCGCATGGATGACGGCGACATCCACAACATCGCCTACATCTGCCTGCGCGACGGCTCAGTTCACGAACAGGAGAAGATCCACCCCACGCCGAACGAGCGATACTGGTGGAACATCAAGGGCGGCGACGAGATCGACGTCATCCAGACCGATTGCGGACCGATCGGGGTCCTGATCTGCTACGACAGCGAGTTCCCGGAGCTTGCCCGGCGCCTTGCCGACGAAGGCGCGCGGATCATCTTCGTCCCGTTCTGCACCGACAGCCGGCAGGGTTACCTGCGCGTGCGCTACTGCGGACAGGCGCGTGCGATCGAGAACCAGTGCTTCGTGGTTCTCTCGGGCAATGTCGGCAATTTGCCGAACGTCGCCAACATGGACATCCAGTACGCCCAGAGCTGCATTCTGACGCCGTGCGACTTCCCCTTCGCGCGCGATGGCATTGCCGCCGAGGCGAGCGAGAACGTCGAGACGCTGACTATCAGCGACGTCAATCTCGCCGACCTTGCATGGGCGCGTGCCGAGGGGACGGTCCGCAATCTCGCCGACCGCCGGTTCGACCTTTACCGGATCGAGTGGGACGTCGACGGCAAGCATCCCGGCAAGCCGCGCCCGCGGCGTGAACCGCTCGGCTCAAGTTCTCCCGGCGGCGGCTGA
- the recA gene encoding recombinase RecA, protein MAANLKLVEGKEMNADRQKALDAALAQIDRAFGKGSAMKLGSKETMNVESISTGSLGLDIALGIGGLPKGRVIEVYGPESSGKTTLALHVIAEAQKNGGTAAFVDAEHALDPVYAKKLGVDIDELIVSQPDTGEQALEITDTLVRSNAIDVLVVDSVAALVPRAEIEGEMGDSHVGLQARLMSQSLRKLTGSINRSKCMVIFINQLRMKIGVMYGNPETTTGGNALKFYASVRLDIRRTGQIKDRDEVVGNSTRVKVVKNKVAPPFKQVEFDIMYGEGISKIGEILDLGVKAGIVEKSGSWFSYDSVRIGQGRENAKTFLKENPEICTKLEAAIRGRTDVVAEEMMAGPDADSDD, encoded by the coding sequence ATGGCGGCGAACCTGAAGCTGGTAGAGGGCAAGGAAATGAACGCAGACCGTCAAAAGGCGCTCGATGCCGCCCTTGCGCAGATCGATCGCGCTTTCGGCAAGGGCTCGGCAATGAAGCTGGGCTCGAAGGAAACGATGAACGTCGAATCGATTTCGACCGGTTCGCTCGGGCTCGATATCGCGCTCGGCATCGGCGGCCTGCCGAAAGGCCGGGTGATCGAGGTTTACGGGCCGGAAAGCTCGGGTAAGACGACACTCGCGCTGCATGTGATCGCCGAAGCGCAGAAGAATGGCGGCACGGCGGCGTTCGTCGATGCCGAACACGCGCTCGACCCGGTCTACGCCAAGAAGCTCGGCGTCGATATCGACGAGCTGATCGTTTCGCAGCCCGACACGGGCGAGCAGGCGCTGGAAATTACCGATACGCTGGTCCGTTCGAACGCGATCGACGTTCTCGTGGTCGACTCGGTCGCCGCACTGGTCCCCCGGGCCGAGATCGAGGGCGAGATGGGAGACAGCCACGTCGGCCTGCAGGCTCGACTGATGTCGCAGTCGCTGCGCAAGCTGACCGGTTCGATCAACCGATCCAAGTGCATGGTGATCTTCATCAACCAGCTGCGCATGAAGATCGGCGTGATGTACGGCAATCCCGAGACGACGACGGGCGGTAACGCCCTCAAGTTCTACGCTTCGGTCCGGCTCGACATTCGCCGCACGGGCCAGATCAAGGATCGCGACGAGGTCGTCGGCAACTCGACCCGCGTGAAGGTCGTGAAGAACAAGGTCGCTCCCCCGTTCAAGCAGGTCGAATTCGACATCATGTATGGCGAGGGCATTTCGAAGATCGGCGAGATCCTCGATCTCGGCGTGAAGGCGGGCATCGTCGAGAAGTCGGGGTCGTGGTTCAGCTACGACAGCGTCAGGATCGGCCAGGGCCGCGAGAATGCCAAGACCTTCCTCAAGGAAAACCCTGAGATTTGCACCAAGTTGGAAGCTGCGATTCGTGGCCGCACCGACGTGGTCGCCGAGGAGATGATGGCGGGGCCGGACGCGGACTCCGACGACTGA
- a CDS encoding response regulator — MSSDPQDTLLPGARLQMGLAIAVVASMAILWFASGSALVTLAYGGGLAAILIAIFGQSRLRKEPASADFAIPDWSVTVAALEQSDDACALTDRANRLVCANARFVESFGLESAPPSIAFAEPSRNELSRAAREAWRDGMAQVAALAGKASGEQWSLTIERTGRGEDYLLWRFASEVRQSADELVAGLVGDRAGAILSRAGIEVALVEPDGSIRAASAGFAERASGDPTATLAGQDFVNLLRSDDRERIFFAREGKQGTPQTLVHIPLNDPAAGELAAADQAASLMALVDSGVGIGGGWDGGGRAAMPQVEALLGALPLGLALTDRDGRFLFANKAFLRAIGRKEKGLPQYPTDLVVREDKATVSDAVRRFGRGPASSGDMAVRLSNQPDDPVSIGLAGVRGLGEAAVLLSLADSTEEVRLRRQVAQATKMQAVGQLAGGVAHDFNNVLTAIIGYCDLMLLRHTPGDSDYDDIQQIRANSNRAASLTRQLLAFSRQQTLRPETVQLPDIVSEVSQLLKRLMGDRIEFVVRHDRELGPVRADPQQLEQVIVNLAVNARDAIQSHGDGPGRLTMATRRIPASEVGKIGYDFMPATDYTALIVQDTGGGIPENLIGKIFEPFFTTKEQGKGTGLGLSTVYGIVKQSNGFIFADNVVGNDGRTEGARFSVYLPVHQVESDPARGRKADVEPDTSDWAGGGRLLLVEDEDMVRTIATRALTRAGYEVTACADGEEGLELIKAGGEFDLVVSDVVMPGMDGPTMAKGIRKIHPHMPLLFMSGYAEEQLRNDIAMADMHFLPKPFSVQQIGDKVAEILGKHAPAKV; from the coding sequence ATCCTGATCGCGATCTTCGGCCAGTCGCGCTTGCGCAAGGAACCGGCGAGTGCCGACTTTGCCATACCCGACTGGTCGGTCACCGTCGCCGCGCTCGAGCAGTCTGACGATGCCTGCGCGCTGACCGACAGGGCTAACAGGCTGGTGTGTGCCAACGCCCGCTTCGTCGAAAGCTTCGGACTGGAATCCGCGCCGCCGAGCATCGCTTTTGCCGAACCCTCGCGAAACGAGCTGTCGCGCGCTGCACGCGAAGCCTGGCGGGACGGGATGGCGCAAGTCGCGGCGCTGGCTGGAAAGGCTTCCGGGGAGCAATGGTCGCTCACGATCGAGCGAACCGGGCGGGGCGAAGACTATCTCCTCTGGCGTTTCGCCAGCGAGGTGCGTCAGTCCGCCGACGAGCTGGTTGCAGGACTGGTCGGCGACCGCGCTGGCGCGATCCTGTCGCGCGCCGGGATCGAGGTCGCGCTGGTCGAACCCGATGGCTCGATCCGCGCTGCCAGCGCCGGTTTTGCCGAGCGGGCATCGGGCGATCCGACGGCGACGCTCGCCGGGCAGGACTTCGTCAACCTGCTGCGCTCCGACGATCGGGAGCGCATCTTTTTCGCGCGCGAGGGCAAGCAGGGGACGCCGCAGACACTCGTACATATTCCCCTGAACGATCCTGCCGCGGGCGAGCTGGCCGCTGCCGACCAGGCCGCTTCGCTGATGGCGCTGGTGGATAGCGGAGTGGGCATCGGCGGAGGCTGGGACGGCGGAGGTCGCGCAGCCATGCCGCAGGTAGAGGCGCTGCTGGGTGCCTTGCCGCTCGGCCTGGCATTGACCGATCGCGACGGCCGGTTCCTGTTCGCCAACAAGGCCTTCCTGCGCGCGATCGGTCGCAAGGAAAAGGGGTTGCCCCAGTATCCGACCGACCTGGTGGTGCGCGAGGACAAGGCGACCGTTTCCGATGCCGTGCGTCGCTTCGGACGCGGGCCGGCAAGCAGTGGCGACATGGCGGTCCGCCTGTCGAACCAGCCCGACGATCCGGTATCCATCGGCCTTGCCGGCGTGCGCGGGCTTGGCGAGGCGGCGGTGCTTCTCAGCCTGGCCGACTCGACCGAGGAAGTCCGGCTGCGGCGGCAGGTGGCGCAGGCCACCAAGATGCAGGCGGTCGGCCAGCTGGCCGGCGGCGTTGCGCACGACTTCAACAACGTCCTTACCGCTATCATCGGCTATTGCGACCTGATGTTGCTGCGGCACACGCCCGGCGACAGCGATTACGACGACATCCAGCAGATCCGCGCCAATTCGAACCGCGCCGCCTCGCTCACGCGCCAGCTGCTGGCCTTCTCGCGCCAGCAGACGCTGCGCCCGGAGACGGTGCAGCTGCCCGACATCGTGAGCGAGGTCAGCCAGCTCCTCAAGCGGTTGATGGGCGACCGGATCGAGTTCGTCGTCAGGCACGACCGCGAGCTGGGGCCGGTGCGCGCCGATCCGCAGCAGCTGGAACAGGTGATCGTGAACCTGGCGGTCAATGCGCGCGACGCGATCCAGTCGCATGGCGACGGTCCGGGCCGGCTCACCATGGCGACGCGCCGGATCCCGGCGTCTGAAGTCGGCAAGATCGGGTACGATTTCATGCCTGCCACCGATTATACCGCGCTCATCGTGCAGGATACCGGTGGTGGCATCCCCGAAAACCTCATCGGAAAGATCTTCGAGCCGTTCTTCACGACCAAGGAACAGGGCAAGGGGACGGGCCTCGGCCTCTCGACCGTCTACGGCATCGTCAAGCAGTCCAATGGCTTCATCTTCGCTGACAACGTCGTCGGCAACGATGGCAGGACGGAAGGCGCGCGCTTCTCGGTCTACCTCCCGGTCCACCAGGTCGAGAGCGACCCGGCGCGCGGGCGCAAGGCGGATGTCGAGCCCGACACCAGCGACTGGGCCGGGGGCGGTCGGCTGCTGCTGGTCGAGGACGAGGACATGGTCCGGACCATCGCCACCCGCGCGCTCACCCGTGCGGGTTATGAAGTCACCGCCTGCGCCGACGGCGAAGAAGGGCTCGAGCTGATCAAGGCCGGCGGCGAATTCGACCTTGTGGTCAGCGACGTGGTGATGCCGGGCATGGACGGGCCCACCATGGCCAAGGGCATTCGCAAGATCCATCCGCACATGCCCTTGCTGTTCATGTCCGGATACGCGGAAGAACAGCTGCGCAACGACATCGCGATGGCCGACATGCATTTCCTTCCCAAGCCATTCTCGGTCCAGCAGATCGGCGACAAGGTCGCGGAAATCCTCGGCAAGCACGCTCCGGCGAAGGTCTGA
- the alaS gene encoding alanine--tRNA ligase, giving the protein MTSTNDIRRGFLDYFAAAGHAEVPSAPLVPYNDPTLMFVNAGMVPFKNAFTGLETPPNPTATSSQKCVRAGGKHNDLDNVGYTARHHTFFEMLGNFSFGDYFKEQAILHAWTLLTREWALDPARLTATVYHTDDEAFDLWRKISGLPEERIIRIPTSDNFWSMGDTGPCGPCSEIFYDHGDHIFGGPPGSPDEDGDRFVEIWNLVFMQFDQSADGSRTALPKPSIDTGMGLERIAAVMQGVHDNYDTDTFVELIAASESLTGVKAEGEHKASHRVIADHLRSTSFLMADGVLPSNEGRGYVLRRIMRRAMRHAHLLGAKDPLMHRLVPALVAEMGQAYPELGRAQPLIEETLQREETQFRRTLEKGLRLLDEATSTMSDGDRLDGETAFQLYDTYGFPYDLTEDALRSRGLEVDRAGFDAAMERQKAAARAAWKGSGDAGSSEVWFDIAERDGATEFTGYTSTSGEGRVVALLRDGTEIDSASQGDTITVLTNQTPFYGESGGQSGDAGTISSPAGLEIAVEETSKPLGRLHAHYGKVTKGSIKVGETVHLEVDAERRDRIRANHSATHLVHAALRNRLGGHVTQKGSLVADDRFRFDFSHPKPLTDEDIIAIEAEVNAEIRRNEPVVTRLMSPDEAVEAGALALFGEKYGDEVRVLSMGGLGEGGRNFSVELCGGTHVKATGDIGVFRIVSESAVSSGVRRIEALTGEAARRWLVGREDALKAIAGVIKAAPDEAAGRVAALAEERKRLEKELAEARRALALAGNTSNANAGAQADEQIAGVAFSGQVIEGLDPKELRPLLDEAKKRMGSGVGAICAVNDGKAAFAVGVTDDLTGRFDAVQLVRDGVTVLGGKGGGGRPDMAQGGGPDGSKAAEAIDAVRKALSSVDA; this is encoded by the coding sequence ATGACGTCGACCAACGATATTCGCCGGGGCTTCCTCGACTATTTCGCTGCTGCCGGGCACGCCGAAGTGCCTTCAGCGCCGCTCGTACCTTACAACGATCCGACGCTGATGTTCGTCAACGCGGGAATGGTGCCGTTCAAGAACGCGTTCACCGGTCTCGAAACCCCGCCAAACCCGACCGCCACCAGCAGCCAGAAATGCGTGCGCGCCGGAGGCAAGCACAACGATCTCGACAATGTCGGCTATACCGCGCGGCATCACACGTTCTTCGAGATGCTCGGCAATTTCAGCTTCGGCGATTACTTCAAGGAGCAGGCGATCCTCCATGCCTGGACTTTGCTTACCAGGGAATGGGCGCTCGATCCGGCGCGATTGACTGCGACTGTCTATCATACCGACGACGAAGCCTTCGATCTGTGGCGCAAGATTTCCGGCCTTCCGGAGGAGCGGATCATCCGCATCCCGACCAGCGACAACTTCTGGTCGATGGGCGATACGGGGCCGTGCGGTCCCTGTTCGGAAATCTTCTACGATCACGGCGACCACATCTTCGGTGGGCCTCCAGGCAGTCCGGACGAGGATGGAGATCGCTTCGTCGAGATCTGGAACCTCGTGTTCATGCAGTTCGACCAGTCGGCCGACGGATCGCGAACCGCTCTTCCCAAGCCCTCGATCGACACCGGTATGGGGCTCGAACGTATCGCGGCGGTCATGCAGGGCGTCCACGACAATTACGATACGGATACCTTCGTGGAACTCATCGCCGCGTCAGAAAGCCTGACCGGCGTGAAGGCCGAGGGTGAGCACAAGGCGAGCCACCGGGTCATTGCGGACCACTTGCGTTCGACGAGTTTCCTGATGGCTGACGGCGTACTGCCGTCCAACGAGGGCCGCGGTTACGTCCTTCGCCGCATCATGCGGCGCGCGATGCGCCATGCACACCTGCTTGGCGCCAAAGATCCGCTGATGCACCGGCTCGTGCCGGCGCTCGTTGCCGAGATGGGACAGGCCTATCCCGAGCTGGGCCGGGCGCAGCCGCTCATCGAGGAAACCCTGCAGCGCGAGGAAACACAGTTCCGTCGTACGCTGGAGAAGGGTCTGCGTCTGCTCGACGAGGCGACGTCGACGATGAGCGACGGCGACCGGCTCGATGGCGAGACGGCCTTCCAGCTCTACGACACCTATGGCTTCCCTTACGATTTGACGGAGGATGCGCTGCGCAGCCGCGGTCTCGAAGTTGATCGCGCAGGCTTCGATGCCGCGATGGAGCGGCAGAAGGCTGCTGCCCGCGCCGCCTGGAAGGGTTCCGGCGATGCCGGATCGAGCGAGGTCTGGTTCGACATTGCCGAGCGCGATGGTGCAACCGAGTTTACCGGCTACACCTCGACTTCGGGAGAAGGCCGCGTCGTGGCACTGCTGCGCGATGGCACCGAGATCGACAGCGCGTCGCAAGGCGACACCATCACCGTTCTGACGAACCAGACGCCCTTCTACGGCGAAAGCGGCGGCCAGTCGGGCGACGCGGGCACGATCAGCAGCCCCGCCGGATTGGAGATCGCGGTCGAAGAGACGTCCAAACCGCTTGGGCGACTTCACGCGCATTACGGCAAGGTGACGAAGGGTTCGATCAAGGTCGGCGAAACCGTGCATCTGGAAGTCGATGCCGAACGCAGGGATCGGATTCGCGCCAATCATTCCGCAACGCATCTCGTTCATGCCGCGCTGCGCAACCGCCTCGGCGGGCACGTCACGCAAAAGGGATCGCTCGTTGCCGACGATCGCTTCCGCTTCGACTTTTCGCACCCCAAGCCGCTGACGGATGAAGACATCATTGCGATCGAGGCCGAGGTGAATGCGGAAATACGCCGCAACGAACCGGTCGTAACGCGCTTGATGAGCCCGGACGAGGCCGTCGAAGCAGGCGCTCTCGCACTGTTCGGCGAAAAATACGGCGACGAAGTCCGCGTCCTGTCCATGGGCGGCCTGGGAGAGGGCGGACGGAATTTCTCGGTCGAACTGTGCGGGGGAACCCATGTCAAGGCGACTGGCGATATCGGCGTTTTCCGGATCGTGTCCGAAAGCGCCGTCTCGTCGGGAGTGCGCCGGATAGAGGCGCTGACGGGAGAGGCCGCTCGCAGGTGGCTGGTGGGTCGCGAGGATGCGCTGAAGGCGATCGCGGGCGTGATCAAGGCAGCACCCGACGAGGCTGCTGGCCGGGTCGCTGCGCTGGCGGAAGAACGCAAGCGCCTCGAAAAGGAACTCGCGGAAGCCAGGCGCGCCTTGGCACTCGCCGGCAATACGTCGAACGCGAACGCTGGCGCACAGGCTGACGAACAGATCGCCGGCGTCGCATTTTCAGGTCAGGTAATCGAAGGGTTGGACCCCAAGGAATTGCGCCCGCTACTTGATGAAGCGAAGAAACGCATGGGATCGGGAGTAGGCGCGATCTGCGCAGTCAACGATGGCAAGGCGGCATTCGCGGTGGGCGTGACAGACGATCTGACCGGTCGGTTCGATGCGGTTCAGCTGGTACGCGATGGCGTAACAGTGCTCGGCGGCAAGGGCGGCGGTGGTCGTCCGGATATGGCGCAGGGCGGTGGTCCGGACGGTTCCAAGGCAGCCGAGGCGATCGACGCGGTGCGCAAGGCGCTGTCGAGCGTTGATGCCTGA
- a CDS encoding NADP-dependent isocitrate dehydrogenase — protein MQKIQVKNPVVELDGDEMTRIIWQWIRERLILPYLDVDLKYYDLSIEKRDETDDQITVDAANAIKEHGVGVKCATITPDEARVEEFDLKKMWRSPNGTIRNILGGVVFREPIVIENVPRLVPGWTDPIVVGRHAYGDQYRATDTLIPGPGKLRLVFDGEDGTKLDLDVFDFPSAGVAMAMYNLDDSIRDFARASFNYGLNLGWPVYLSTKNTILKAYDGRFKDLFQKVFDTEGFAEKFKEAGIVYEHRLIDDMVASALKWNGKFVWACKNYDGDVQSDTVAQGFGSLGLMTSVLMTPDGKTVEAEAAHGTVTRHYRQHQQGKATSTNPIASIFAWTRGLMYRGKFDDTPDVVKFAETLERVCIKTVESGKMTKDLALLIGPEQSWLTTEQFFEAIVTNLEAEMASQGFAA, from the coding sequence ATGCAGAAAATTCAGGTGAAGAACCCCGTTGTCGAACTCGATGGCGACGAAATGACGCGGATCATCTGGCAGTGGATCCGCGAACGGCTGATCCTTCCCTATCTCGATGTCGACCTCAAATATTACGACCTGTCGATCGAAAAGCGCGACGAGACCGACGACCAGATCACGGTCGATGCCGCCAATGCCATCAAGGAACATGGCGTCGGCGTGAAATGCGCCACCATCACGCCGGACGAAGCCCGGGTCGAGGAATTCGATCTCAAGAAGATGTGGAGGAGCCCCAACGGCACGATCCGCAACATCCTTGGCGGCGTTGTCTTCCGCGAACCGATCGTGATCGAGAACGTCCCGCGGCTGGTGCCGGGCTGGACCGACCCGATCGTGGTCGGACGCCATGCCTATGGCGACCAGTATCGCGCCACCGATACGCTGATCCCCGGCCCCGGCAAGCTGCGCCTGGTGTTCGACGGGGAAGACGGCACCAAGCTCGATCTCGACGTATTCGATTTCCCCAGCGCCGGTGTCGCGATGGCGATGTACAATCTCGACGATTCGATCCGCGACTTCGCCCGCGCCAGCTTCAATTACGGCCTGAACCTCGGTTGGCCGGTCTACCTGTCGACCAAGAACACGATCCTGAAGGCCTATGACGGGCGCTTCAAGGATCTGTTCCAGAAAGTGTTCGACACCGAAGGCTTCGCGGAGAAGTTCAAGGAAGCCGGCATCGTCTACGAACACCGCCTGATCGACGACATGGTCGCCTCCGCGCTCAAGTGGAACGGCAAGTTCGTCTGGGCCTGCAAGAACTACGATGGCGACGTTCAGTCGGATACCGTCGCACAAGGCTTCGGCTCGCTCGGCCTGATGACGTCGGTGCTGATGACGCCGGACGGCAAGACCGTGGAAGCAGAAGCCGCTCACGGCACCGTCACCCGTCACTATCGGCAGCATCAGCAGGGCAAGGCGACTTCGACCAACCCGATCGCATCGATTTTCGCCTGGACCCGCGGCCTCATGTATCGCGGCAAGTTCGACGACACGCCCGACGTGGTGAAGTTCGCCGAGACGCTGGAGCGTGTCTGCATCAAGACCGTCGAAAGCGGCAAGATGACCAAGGATCTCGCACTGCTCATCGGTCCGGAACAGAGCTGGCTGACGACCGAGCAATTCTTCGAGGCTATCGTCACCAACCTGGAGGCTGAAATGGCGTCCCAGGGGTTCGCTGCGTAG